The following coding sequences lie in one Capsicum annuum cultivar UCD-10X-F1 chromosome 5, UCD10Xv1.1, whole genome shotgun sequence genomic window:
- the LOC124898859 gene encoding LRR receptor-like serine/threonine-protein kinase FLS2 produces MENHIFLLILLFLVQYYSLSISASLSNETDQQALLAFNDLVTSPSHFWANNWTKNTSFCSWFGVTCSPKRQRVVALALPNLKLQGTISPSLANLSFLSVLNLGNNLFHGGVPYGLGHLPRLRVIDIQNNHLEGSIPTSLFQHQRVQVISLAYNKFSGEIWQGPWYVPELRVLNLRNNSLTGIIPPSVGNATKLSNFSLYGNRVRGNIPKDIGNLSQLEFLSLVDNQLTGSIPVALFNISSLHAASLAHNSLSGPLLFDERNIVSNLEYLGISNNQISGCIPSNICQLTELKVLSISLNNIIGDIPRNIGCLSKLEELYIGDNPITGTIPTSLGNISALQYLYCRNNNIVGQIPPELGKLSNLRHLIIAQNDNLTGQIPEGIFNISSLETIFFNFNDLSGRIPSTIGLHLPNLEGLFLAHNQLDGEIPLFITNASKLEILELAHNFLTGTIPTNLGNLRELQHLFLHTNQLTNEPRDHELRFFNSLVDCGMLRYVQVGSNPLNGVLPNSIGNLSSSIEIIYIGDAHINGLIPTSIGNMSGLTGLDLRGNNLAGTIPSDVGKLKKIEGLYLNNNKLHGHIPEANV; encoded by the exons ATGGAGAATCACATTTTCTTATTGATTCTTCTCTTTCTAGTTCAATATTATTCTCTTTCTATCTCAGCTTCTTTGTCGAATGAAACAGATCAACAAGCTCTACTAGCTTTCAATGATCTTGTTACTAGTCCTAGTCATTTTTGGGCAAATAATTGGACTAAGAATACTTCTTTTTGCTCTTGGTTTGGTGTCACTTGCAGTCCAAAAAGGCAAAGGGTTGTGGCCTTAGCTCTTCCTAATTTGAAACTTCAAGGCACAATATCCCCGTCATTGGCCAATTTGTCCTTTCTGAGTGTGCTCAATCTCGGGAACAACTTATTCCATGGTGGTGTCCCTTATGGACTTGGCCACTTGCCTCGCTTGCGAGTGATTGACATTCAGAACAATCACCTCGAGGGAAGTATTCCGACAAGTCTATTTCAACATCAGAGAGTTCAAGTAATCTCATTGGCTTACAATAAATTCAGTGGCGAAATATGGCAAGGGCCATGGTATGTACCCGAACTTAGAGTCCTAAATCTCAGGAACAATAGTCTCACCGGTATTATCCCGCCATCTGTTGGAAATGCCACAAAGTTGTCGAACTTCAGTTTGTATGGCAATAGGGTCCGCGGGAACATTCCAAAGGATATTGGCAATCTGAGCCAACTTGAATTTTTGTCCTTGGTTGATAATCAGTTGACAGGTTCTATTCCTGTAGCACTGTTTAATATTTCATCACTTCATGCCGCATCTCTGGCGCACAATAGCCTTTCCGGTCCTCTCTTGTTTGATGAAAGAAATATTGTGTCAAATCTGGAGTATTTAGGCATATCTAACAACCAAATTTCTGGTTGCATTCCTTCCAACATATGCCAACTCACGGAACTTAAAGTTCTTTCCATATCTTTAAACAATATAATTGGAGATATACCTAGAAATATTGGTTGTTTATCCAAATTAGAGGAGTTATATATTGGTGATAATCCAATAACGGGGACTATTCCCACTTCATTGGGCAATATCTCCGCTCTGCAATATCTTTATTGTCGAAACAATAACATTGTGGGGCAAATTCCTCCGGAATTAGGGAAGCTATCAAATTTGAGGCATTTAATCATTGCCCAGAATGATAATCTTACTGGTCAGATTCCAGAGGGTATTTTCAATATATCTTCTTTGGaaacaatttttttcaatttcaacgaTCTCTCAGGGAGAATTCCATCCACTATAGGTCTTCATCTTCCTAACCTTGAAGGACTTTTCTTGGCACACAATCAGCTCGATGGGGAAATTCCATTGTTCATAACAAATGCTTCCAAGCTTGAGATACTGGAGTTAGCACATAACTTTCTCACAGGAACTATTCCTACTAATTTGGGAAATCTCCGTGAGCTGCAACATCTGTTCCTACATACCAATCAACTTACAAATGAACCAAGAGATCATGAGTTGCGATTCTTCAATTCTTTGGTGGACTGTGGGATGTTGCGATATGTACAGGTGGGTTCCAATCCATTGAATGGCGTTCTGCCCAATTCTATTGGGAATCTGTCGTCAAGTATTGAAATTATTTATATAGGCGATGCACATATCAATGGCCTCATCCCCACAAGTATAGGAAACATGAGCGGTCTAACAGGCTTAGACTTGAGAGGCAACAACTTGGCGGGAACTATTCCTTCTGATGTTGGTAAGCTTAAGAAAATCGAAGGGCTGTATCTGAATAACAATAAGTTGCATGGCCATATTCCAGAGGCG AATGTTTAG
- the LOC107871528 gene encoding receptor kinase-like protein Xa21 produces the protein MLQKVSLSSNKLSSKFPLMLWKMSGLLSLDVSQNSIEGEVPSDIGGLKALLYLDLSANHFSGMIPSRVGELQNLQSLDLSNNSFFGQIPLSFANLISLEFLDLSLNALSGTIPKSMERLSYLKSINVSFNDLEGEIPSGGVFVNSTRQSYLGNKGLCGVHILEVPACANPGQHSKSKYLVLKVVTLVVISSFLIFLLVSVWIMKRLKKGKSKDVEMVPEIRIHQLVSYHEIQRATNYFDESNLIGVGSSGSVYKGTLSSGIVVAIKILDLEYEEVCMRFDTECEVMRNVRHRNLVPVITTCSNDYIRAFVLQYMSNGSLENWFYREDIQLNLLQRVNVMLDVAMGIEYLHHGHVTPIVHCDLKPANILLDDDMVAHVGDFGISKILAVSKSMAYTETLGTLGYIAPEYGSEGIVSTNGDVYSYGIVLMEVLTKRRPTDEEICNENLDLRKWIMQSFSGSMVDVIDDNLFPKEAQITSKSEICIASMVELALDCTMEMPESRITMKDVVKRLNKIKNTFLER, from the exons ATGCTACAAAAGGTTTCTTTGAGTTCTAACAAATTATCATCGAAGTTTCCTTTGATGCTTTGGAAAATGAGTGGTCTTCTTAGTCTAGATGTGTCACAGAATTCAATAGAGGGAGAAGTTCCATCGGATATTGGAGGACTAAAAGCTTTGTTATATCTTGATCTTTCTGCTAATCACTTTTCAGGAATGATACCAAGCAGAGTGGGGGAACTTCAAAATCTACAATCTCTTGACCTGTCGAACAattcattttttggccaaattccATTATCCTTTGCTAACTTGATAAGCCTGGAGTtcttggatttgtctttgaatgCTTTGTCAGGTACTATTCCTAAGTCCATGGAAAGACTCTCATACCTTAAAAGCATTAATGTTTCCTTTAATGATTTAGAAGGTGAAATACCCAgtggtggtgtgtttgtgaaTTCCACTCGACAATCATATCTCGGGAACAAAGGTTTATGTGGAGTGCACATATTGGAGGTTCCTGCTTGCGCTAATCCTGGACAACATTCAAAGTCTAAGTATCTTGTGCTAAAAGTTGTTACTCTCGTGGTTATTTCATCTTTTCTGATATTCTTGTTGGTTTCAGTTTGGATAATGAAACGACTGAAGAAAGGAAAGTCCAAAGATGTGGAAATGGTACCGGAGATCAGGATTCATCAATTAGTTTCTTATCATGAGATTCAACGAGCAACAAATTATTTTGATGAGTCAAATTTAATTGGTGTCGGAAGTTCTGGCTCTGTTTACAAAGGCACATTATCTAGTGGAATTGTGGTAGCCATAAAGATTTTGGATTTGGAATATGAGGAAGTATGCATGAGGTTTGATACTGAATGTGAAGTGATGAGAAATGTTAGGCACAGAAATCTTGTGCCTGTGATCACTACATGTTCTAATGACTATATAAGAGCCTTTGTTCTCCAATATATGTCTAACGGGAGCCTTGAGAATTGGTTTTACAGAGAAGATATCCAGTTGAACCTTCTTCAAAGAGTAAATGTAATGCTTGATGTAGCTATGGGAATTGAATATCTACATCATGGTCATGTCACTCCAATAGTTCATTGTGACCTAAAGCCAGCCAACATTCTTTTGGATGATGATATGGTGGCTCATGTTGGTGATTTTGGCATCTCTAAAATTTTAGCTGTAAGCAAGTCCATGGCATATACTGAGACATTGGGCACTCTTGGTTATATCGCACCAG AATATGGCTCGGAGGGAATAGTGTCCACTAATGGGGATGTTTATAGTTATGGCATCGTGTTGATGGAGGTTTTGACCAAAAGAAGGCCAACAGATGAAGAGATATGTAATGAAAATCTTGACTTGAGGAAATGGATAATGCAATCATTTTCAGGGTCTATGGTGGACGTTATAGATGACAATCTTTTTCCTAAGGAAGCGCAAATCACTTCTAAAAGTGAAATCTGCATAGCCTCAATGGTAGAATTGGCTTTAGATTGCACAATGGAAATGCCAGAATCAAGAATAACCATGAAAGATGTAGTCAAGAGGCTtaacaaaatcaagaacacatttcTGGAAAGATAG